Proteins encoded together in one Labeo rohita strain BAU-BD-2019 chromosome 21, IGBB_LRoh.1.0, whole genome shotgun sequence window:
- the rgs14b gene encoding regulator of G-protein signaling 14 isoform X1 — MEISLSHHQQNPSVQSKEKRTLSFNEITRGFSNLGRRNSLRRTLGRHNTLSDCHPHTLNKTLAVSDGELNVLETDNWPGSQNSSSNTSLPTVPSEGSRGVGQVASWAVSFERLLEDPTGVRYFTAFLKSEVSAENILFWLACEKFRKIPAHQAEQLKREASSIYNKFLSSNATSPINIDDRVRVEEKDVQNPQPDIFQKAQQQIFKLMKFDSYTRFVRSQLYQSCMLANVEGRPLPGLDPRGRPLMPAKHTSSTSPKEQAKFDRTKEKLKMKPGTADGDDVVERRKVNLQGMMGKDKRKEKRGSWGESPISFMTGLVKSSEVEKLVPRSADGRVDKYCCVFLPDGTASLTPARPGVTIRSMLTGLCEKRGLPLSDIIIYLHGKDKQPLSLDQDSSVLKDQQVFLELRVTFAVKVAFTGKTVAVVVKSNKMLQDALAAMLNKYRLRPQDAIVTMSGTGQILSMNTAVTSLANKTLILDKAGVDQASSPKGNFSPPLLQDRRGAVDANMFPPGVSRSTARQRNPGLRRTYDMEGLVELLNRAQCCSADDQRGLLKKEHLMLPQFLQLEEDEETETNRSLEESCSSMGSLEVDCPTVQPNTLGKEQSENECSNPARETVV; from the exons ATGGAGATCTCTCTGTCTCACCATCAACAGAATCCATCTGTCCAGTCCAAGGAAAAG AGGACCTTGAGCTTCAATGAAATCACTAGAGGGTTCTCAAACCTCGGTCGACGCAACTCTTTACGAAGAACTCTTGGGAGACACAACACCCTGTCAGACTGTCACCCACACACGCTCAACAAG ACCCTGGCTGTTTCAGATGGAG AACTAAATGTACTGGAAACAGATAATTGGCCAGGATCGCAAAACTCCAGCAGTAACACCAGTCTGCCCACCGTGCCCAGTGAAGGGAGCAGAGGGGTGGGTCAGGTGGCCAGCTGGGCTGTCAGCTTTGAGAGGCTCCTGGAAGACCCAACAGGCGTACGATACTTCACA GCATTTCTGAAATCTGAGGTCAGTGCTGAGAACATCTTATTCTGGCTGGCATGTGAAAAGTTTCGCAAGATACCTGCCCATCAAGCTGAGCAG CTTAAAAGAGAAGCATCCTCAATTTATAACAAATTCCTGTCCAGCAACGCGACTTCTCCCATCAACATAGATGACAGGGTACGAGTCGAGGAGAAAGATGTACAAAATCCTCAACCTGACATCTTTCAAAAAGCCCAACAACAG ATCTTCAAACTGATGAAGTTTGACAGCTATACTCGTTTCGTGCGCTCACAGCTCTATCAGAGCTGCATGCTAGCTAATGTGGAGGGCAGGCCTCTGCCAGGGCTGGACCCACGTGGCAGACCCCTCATGCCAGCAAAACATACCAGCAGCACTTCACCCAAAGAGCAGGCCAAATTCGATAGAACTAAGGAG aagttGAAGATGAAGCCAGGAACAGCTGATGGTGATGATGTCGTAGAGAGGAGGAAAGTCAATCTGCAAGGCATGATGGGAAAAGACAAGCGCAAAGAGAAAAGAGGGTCCTGGGGAG AATCACCTATCAGCTTCATGACTGGACTTGTGAAGAGTTCAGAG GTTGAGAAATTAGTACCACGCTCTGCAGACGGAAGGGTAGATAAGTACTGCTGTGTCTTTCTGCCTGATGGTACAGCATCTCTCACCCCGGCCCGACCTGGCGTTACCATTCGCAGCATGCTCACCGGCTTGTGTGAAAAAAGAGGCCTTCCTCTATCAGACATCATTATTTATCTACATGGCAAAGACAAA CAACCACTGTCACTGGACCAGGACAGCTCTGTGCTGAAAGACCAGCAGGTGTTTTTGGAACTGAGGGTCACATTTGC AGTGAAGGTAGCCTTCACAGGAAAGACGGTGGCTGTTGTGGTGAAATCTAATAAGATGCTGCAGGACGCCCTTGCGGCAATGCTTAACAAATACCGCCTCAGGCCACAGGACGCCATTGTCACCATG AGTGGAACCGGACAGATATTAAGTATGAACACAGCAGTCACCTCTCTGGCCAATAAGACACTAATTCTAGATAAAG caGGTGTTGATCAGGCCAGCAGCCCAAAAGGGAACTTCTCGCCACCTTTGCTACAA GATCGGAGAGGTGCTGTGGATGCGAACATGTTCCCTCCAGGAGTTTCCAGATCAACTGCCCGGCAGAGGAACCCTGGATTGCGGAGAACCTATGACATGGAGG GTTTGGTGGAGCTGTTAAACCGGGCTCAGTGCTGCAGTGCAGATGATCAGCGAGGCCTTCTGAAGAAAGAACATCTAATGCTGCCTCAGTTCCTCCAGTTGGAAGAAGATGAAGAAACTGAGACAAACAGATCACTAGAGGAGTCCTGTTCCAGTATGGGGTCTCTTGAAGTGGACTGTCCTACAGTTCAACCAAACACATTAGGAAAGGAACAATCAGAGAATGAGTGCTCAAACCCAGCTCGAGAAACTGTGGTGTGA
- the rgs14b gene encoding regulator of G-protein signaling 14 isoform X2 codes for MEISLSHHQQNPSVQSKEKRTLSFNEITRGFSNLGRRNSLRRTLGRHNTLSDCHPHTLNKTLAVSDGELNVLETDNWPGSQNSSSNTSLPTVPSEGSRGVGQVASWAVSFERLLEDPTGVRYFTAFLKSEVSAENILFWLACEKFRKIPAHQAEQLKREASSIYNKFLSSNATSPINIDDRVRVEEKDVQNPQPDIFQKAQQQIFKLMKFDSYTRFVRSQLYQSCMLANVEGRPLPGLDPRGRPLMPAKHTSSTSPKEQAKFDRTKEKLKMKPGTADGDDVVERRKVNLQGMMGKDKRKEKRGSWGESPISFMTGLVKSSEVEKLVPRSADGRVDKYCCVFLPDGTASLTPARPGVTIRSMLTGLCEKRGLPLSDIIIYLHGKDKQPLSLDQDSSVLKDQQVFLELRVTFAVKVAFTGKTVAVVVKSNKMLQDALAAMLNKYRLRPQDAIVTMSGTGQILSMNTAVTSLANKTLILDKGVDQASSPKGNFSPPLLQDRRGAVDANMFPPGVSRSTARQRNPGLRRTYDMEGLVELLNRAQCCSADDQRGLLKKEHLMLPQFLQLEEDEETETNRSLEESCSSMGSLEVDCPTVQPNTLGKEQSENECSNPARETVV; via the exons ATGGAGATCTCTCTGTCTCACCATCAACAGAATCCATCTGTCCAGTCCAAGGAAAAG AGGACCTTGAGCTTCAATGAAATCACTAGAGGGTTCTCAAACCTCGGTCGACGCAACTCTTTACGAAGAACTCTTGGGAGACACAACACCCTGTCAGACTGTCACCCACACACGCTCAACAAG ACCCTGGCTGTTTCAGATGGAG AACTAAATGTACTGGAAACAGATAATTGGCCAGGATCGCAAAACTCCAGCAGTAACACCAGTCTGCCCACCGTGCCCAGTGAAGGGAGCAGAGGGGTGGGTCAGGTGGCCAGCTGGGCTGTCAGCTTTGAGAGGCTCCTGGAAGACCCAACAGGCGTACGATACTTCACA GCATTTCTGAAATCTGAGGTCAGTGCTGAGAACATCTTATTCTGGCTGGCATGTGAAAAGTTTCGCAAGATACCTGCCCATCAAGCTGAGCAG CTTAAAAGAGAAGCATCCTCAATTTATAACAAATTCCTGTCCAGCAACGCGACTTCTCCCATCAACATAGATGACAGGGTACGAGTCGAGGAGAAAGATGTACAAAATCCTCAACCTGACATCTTTCAAAAAGCCCAACAACAG ATCTTCAAACTGATGAAGTTTGACAGCTATACTCGTTTCGTGCGCTCACAGCTCTATCAGAGCTGCATGCTAGCTAATGTGGAGGGCAGGCCTCTGCCAGGGCTGGACCCACGTGGCAGACCCCTCATGCCAGCAAAACATACCAGCAGCACTTCACCCAAAGAGCAGGCCAAATTCGATAGAACTAAGGAG aagttGAAGATGAAGCCAGGAACAGCTGATGGTGATGATGTCGTAGAGAGGAGGAAAGTCAATCTGCAAGGCATGATGGGAAAAGACAAGCGCAAAGAGAAAAGAGGGTCCTGGGGAG AATCACCTATCAGCTTCATGACTGGACTTGTGAAGAGTTCAGAG GTTGAGAAATTAGTACCACGCTCTGCAGACGGAAGGGTAGATAAGTACTGCTGTGTCTTTCTGCCTGATGGTACAGCATCTCTCACCCCGGCCCGACCTGGCGTTACCATTCGCAGCATGCTCACCGGCTTGTGTGAAAAAAGAGGCCTTCCTCTATCAGACATCATTATTTATCTACATGGCAAAGACAAA CAACCACTGTCACTGGACCAGGACAGCTCTGTGCTGAAAGACCAGCAGGTGTTTTTGGAACTGAGGGTCACATTTGC AGTGAAGGTAGCCTTCACAGGAAAGACGGTGGCTGTTGTGGTGAAATCTAATAAGATGCTGCAGGACGCCCTTGCGGCAATGCTTAACAAATACCGCCTCAGGCCACAGGACGCCATTGTCACCATG AGTGGAACCGGACAGATATTAAGTATGAACACAGCAGTCACCTCTCTGGCCAATAAGACACTAATTCTAGATAAAG GTGTTGATCAGGCCAGCAGCCCAAAAGGGAACTTCTCGCCACCTTTGCTACAA GATCGGAGAGGTGCTGTGGATGCGAACATGTTCCCTCCAGGAGTTTCCAGATCAACTGCCCGGCAGAGGAACCCTGGATTGCGGAGAACCTATGACATGGAGG GTTTGGTGGAGCTGTTAAACCGGGCTCAGTGCTGCAGTGCAGATGATCAGCGAGGCCTTCTGAAGAAAGAACATCTAATGCTGCCTCAGTTCCTCCAGTTGGAAGAAGATGAAGAAACTGAGACAAACAGATCACTAGAGGAGTCCTGTTCCAGTATGGGGTCTCTTGAAGTGGACTGTCCTACAGTTCAACCAAACACATTAGGAAAGGAACAATCAGAGAATGAGTGCTCAAACCCAGCTCGAGAAACTGTGGTGTGA
- the rgs14b gene encoding regulator of G-protein signaling 14 isoform X4 has protein sequence MSLKGNNIGISNGLKTLAVSDGELNVLETDNWPGSQNSSSNTSLPTVPSEGSRGVGQVASWAVSFERLLEDPTGVRYFTAFLKSEVSAENILFWLACEKFRKIPAHQAEQLKREASSIYNKFLSSNATSPINIDDRVRVEEKDVQNPQPDIFQKAQQQIFKLMKFDSYTRFVRSQLYQSCMLANVEGRPLPGLDPRGRPLMPAKHTSSTSPKEQAKFDRTKEKLKMKPGTADGDDVVERRKVNLQGMMGKDKRKEKRGSWGESPISFMTGLVKSSEVEKLVPRSADGRVDKYCCVFLPDGTASLTPARPGVTIRSMLTGLCEKRGLPLSDIIIYLHGKDKQPLSLDQDSSVLKDQQVFLELRVTFAVKVAFTGKTVAVVVKSNKMLQDALAAMLNKYRLRPQDAIVTMSGTGQILSMNTAVTSLANKTLILDKGVDQASSPKGNFSPPLLQDRRGAVDANMFPPGVSRSTARQRNPGLRRTYDMEGLVELLNRAQCCSADDQRGLLKKEHLMLPQFLQLEEDEETETNRSLEESCSSMGSLEVDCPTVQPNTLGKEQSENECSNPARETVV, from the exons ATGTCTCTGAAAGGGAACAACATTGGGATATCCAACGGACTTAAG ACCCTGGCTGTTTCAGATGGAG AACTAAATGTACTGGAAACAGATAATTGGCCAGGATCGCAAAACTCCAGCAGTAACACCAGTCTGCCCACCGTGCCCAGTGAAGGGAGCAGAGGGGTGGGTCAGGTGGCCAGCTGGGCTGTCAGCTTTGAGAGGCTCCTGGAAGACCCAACAGGCGTACGATACTTCACA GCATTTCTGAAATCTGAGGTCAGTGCTGAGAACATCTTATTCTGGCTGGCATGTGAAAAGTTTCGCAAGATACCTGCCCATCAAGCTGAGCAG CTTAAAAGAGAAGCATCCTCAATTTATAACAAATTCCTGTCCAGCAACGCGACTTCTCCCATCAACATAGATGACAGGGTACGAGTCGAGGAGAAAGATGTACAAAATCCTCAACCTGACATCTTTCAAAAAGCCCAACAACAG ATCTTCAAACTGATGAAGTTTGACAGCTATACTCGTTTCGTGCGCTCACAGCTCTATCAGAGCTGCATGCTAGCTAATGTGGAGGGCAGGCCTCTGCCAGGGCTGGACCCACGTGGCAGACCCCTCATGCCAGCAAAACATACCAGCAGCACTTCACCCAAAGAGCAGGCCAAATTCGATAGAACTAAGGAG aagttGAAGATGAAGCCAGGAACAGCTGATGGTGATGATGTCGTAGAGAGGAGGAAAGTCAATCTGCAAGGCATGATGGGAAAAGACAAGCGCAAAGAGAAAAGAGGGTCCTGGGGAG AATCACCTATCAGCTTCATGACTGGACTTGTGAAGAGTTCAGAG GTTGAGAAATTAGTACCACGCTCTGCAGACGGAAGGGTAGATAAGTACTGCTGTGTCTTTCTGCCTGATGGTACAGCATCTCTCACCCCGGCCCGACCTGGCGTTACCATTCGCAGCATGCTCACCGGCTTGTGTGAAAAAAGAGGCCTTCCTCTATCAGACATCATTATTTATCTACATGGCAAAGACAAA CAACCACTGTCACTGGACCAGGACAGCTCTGTGCTGAAAGACCAGCAGGTGTTTTTGGAACTGAGGGTCACATTTGC AGTGAAGGTAGCCTTCACAGGAAAGACGGTGGCTGTTGTGGTGAAATCTAATAAGATGCTGCAGGACGCCCTTGCGGCAATGCTTAACAAATACCGCCTCAGGCCACAGGACGCCATTGTCACCATG AGTGGAACCGGACAGATATTAAGTATGAACACAGCAGTCACCTCTCTGGCCAATAAGACACTAATTCTAGATAAAG GTGTTGATCAGGCCAGCAGCCCAAAAGGGAACTTCTCGCCACCTTTGCTACAA GATCGGAGAGGTGCTGTGGATGCGAACATGTTCCCTCCAGGAGTTTCCAGATCAACTGCCCGGCAGAGGAACCCTGGATTGCGGAGAACCTATGACATGGAGG GTTTGGTGGAGCTGTTAAACCGGGCTCAGTGCTGCAGTGCAGATGATCAGCGAGGCCTTCTGAAGAAAGAACATCTAATGCTGCCTCAGTTCCTCCAGTTGGAAGAAGATGAAGAAACTGAGACAAACAGATCACTAGAGGAGTCCTGTTCCAGTATGGGGTCTCTTGAAGTGGACTGTCCTACAGTTCAACCAAACACATTAGGAAAGGAACAATCAGAGAATGAGTGCTCAAACCCAGCTCGAGAAACTGTGGTGTGA
- the rgs14b gene encoding regulator of G-protein signaling 14 isoform X3 — protein MSLKGNNIGISNGLKTLAVSDGELNVLETDNWPGSQNSSSNTSLPTVPSEGSRGVGQVASWAVSFERLLEDPTGVRYFTAFLKSEVSAENILFWLACEKFRKIPAHQAEQLKREASSIYNKFLSSNATSPINIDDRVRVEEKDVQNPQPDIFQKAQQQIFKLMKFDSYTRFVRSQLYQSCMLANVEGRPLPGLDPRGRPLMPAKHTSSTSPKEQAKFDRTKEKLKMKPGTADGDDVVERRKVNLQGMMGKDKRKEKRGSWGESPISFMTGLVKSSEVEKLVPRSADGRVDKYCCVFLPDGTASLTPARPGVTIRSMLTGLCEKRGLPLSDIIIYLHGKDKQPLSLDQDSSVLKDQQVFLELRVTFAVKVAFTGKTVAVVVKSNKMLQDALAAMLNKYRLRPQDAIVTMSGTGQILSMNTAVTSLANKTLILDKAGVDQASSPKGNFSPPLLQDRRGAVDANMFPPGVSRSTARQRNPGLRRTYDMEGLVELLNRAQCCSADDQRGLLKKEHLMLPQFLQLEEDEETETNRSLEESCSSMGSLEVDCPTVQPNTLGKEQSENECSNPARETVV, from the exons ATGTCTCTGAAAGGGAACAACATTGGGATATCCAACGGACTTAAG ACCCTGGCTGTTTCAGATGGAG AACTAAATGTACTGGAAACAGATAATTGGCCAGGATCGCAAAACTCCAGCAGTAACACCAGTCTGCCCACCGTGCCCAGTGAAGGGAGCAGAGGGGTGGGTCAGGTGGCCAGCTGGGCTGTCAGCTTTGAGAGGCTCCTGGAAGACCCAACAGGCGTACGATACTTCACA GCATTTCTGAAATCTGAGGTCAGTGCTGAGAACATCTTATTCTGGCTGGCATGTGAAAAGTTTCGCAAGATACCTGCCCATCAAGCTGAGCAG CTTAAAAGAGAAGCATCCTCAATTTATAACAAATTCCTGTCCAGCAACGCGACTTCTCCCATCAACATAGATGACAGGGTACGAGTCGAGGAGAAAGATGTACAAAATCCTCAACCTGACATCTTTCAAAAAGCCCAACAACAG ATCTTCAAACTGATGAAGTTTGACAGCTATACTCGTTTCGTGCGCTCACAGCTCTATCAGAGCTGCATGCTAGCTAATGTGGAGGGCAGGCCTCTGCCAGGGCTGGACCCACGTGGCAGACCCCTCATGCCAGCAAAACATACCAGCAGCACTTCACCCAAAGAGCAGGCCAAATTCGATAGAACTAAGGAG aagttGAAGATGAAGCCAGGAACAGCTGATGGTGATGATGTCGTAGAGAGGAGGAAAGTCAATCTGCAAGGCATGATGGGAAAAGACAAGCGCAAAGAGAAAAGAGGGTCCTGGGGAG AATCACCTATCAGCTTCATGACTGGACTTGTGAAGAGTTCAGAG GTTGAGAAATTAGTACCACGCTCTGCAGACGGAAGGGTAGATAAGTACTGCTGTGTCTTTCTGCCTGATGGTACAGCATCTCTCACCCCGGCCCGACCTGGCGTTACCATTCGCAGCATGCTCACCGGCTTGTGTGAAAAAAGAGGCCTTCCTCTATCAGACATCATTATTTATCTACATGGCAAAGACAAA CAACCACTGTCACTGGACCAGGACAGCTCTGTGCTGAAAGACCAGCAGGTGTTTTTGGAACTGAGGGTCACATTTGC AGTGAAGGTAGCCTTCACAGGAAAGACGGTGGCTGTTGTGGTGAAATCTAATAAGATGCTGCAGGACGCCCTTGCGGCAATGCTTAACAAATACCGCCTCAGGCCACAGGACGCCATTGTCACCATG AGTGGAACCGGACAGATATTAAGTATGAACACAGCAGTCACCTCTCTGGCCAATAAGACACTAATTCTAGATAAAG caGGTGTTGATCAGGCCAGCAGCCCAAAAGGGAACTTCTCGCCACCTTTGCTACAA GATCGGAGAGGTGCTGTGGATGCGAACATGTTCCCTCCAGGAGTTTCCAGATCAACTGCCCGGCAGAGGAACCCTGGATTGCGGAGAACCTATGACATGGAGG GTTTGGTGGAGCTGTTAAACCGGGCTCAGTGCTGCAGTGCAGATGATCAGCGAGGCCTTCTGAAGAAAGAACATCTAATGCTGCCTCAGTTCCTCCAGTTGGAAGAAGATGAAGAAACTGAGACAAACAGATCACTAGAGGAGTCCTGTTCCAGTATGGGGTCTCTTGAAGTGGACTGTCCTACAGTTCAACCAAACACATTAGGAAAGGAACAATCAGAGAATGAGTGCTCAAACCCAGCTCGAGAAACTGTGGTGTGA